The nucleotide sequence AGCCAAAGCGTTGTTTATGCTTTCCGCCAGGTGTTTCTTGTCGGCCACACATCCGAGATCACCCGAACGGCAGTCGGCAGCGATCTTGTCCAGGCCACTGTCGGTATAGATTTGATGCAAAGCATAGACCGGGCATCGTTCCGGATGACCCGGATCATTCTTGCGGATCTTTTCGGGATCGGTGAACATACCCGAAATCTTTTTGGCGGTTTCTTCCGGGGTATCTGCCAGGCAGATATGGTTGCCGTAAGATTTACTCATCCTCTGGCCGTCTGTTCCGGGCACGGCGGCGAACTTAGTCAGTTTATCCAACGGCTCCGGAAAAACTTCGCCATACAAACCGTTGAACCTGCGCGCAACCTCACGGGTAAGTTCGATATGAGGCAGTTGGTCTTTCCCGACCGGTACAAAGTTAGCCCTGTAAAGCAGGATATCGGCCGCCTGCAAAAGCGGGTAGCCCAAAAAACCATAGGAATCCAGGCCCATCTTTGAAGCCTTTTCCTTATATGACGGTACTCTCTCGAGCCACGGGATCGGCACGATCATAGAAAACAACAGGTGCAGTTCCGAATGTTCTTTGACGTGCGACTGAACGAAGATGGCGCATTTTTGGGGATCGAGTCCTGCCGCGATAAAATCGACCGCCATCTGAAAGACCTGATCTTTGAGGACGTCGGTTTTATCGTATAAAGATGTCAGCGAATGCCAGTCGACTATACAACAATACATATCGTACTGATCCTGAAGGCTGACCCAGTTTTTGAGCGCGCCTTCATAGTTCCCCAGATGCAGAGATCCGGTCGGCTGCATTCCCGACAATACAACTTGCTTAGCCATTTAACTGATTTCCTCCATAAACAGGTATGGTCTCCAGCGTTTGTCGGAAATACCGATAAACCGCTGAATGAATGTTATATGATTCGGCTTGGTCGGCTTTTTCAAAAGCTTCATCGAAGCCTGTTCGGGCGTACGGTCGCCTTTCATGTTGTTGCACTTGGTGCAGGCACAGACCAGGTTTTCCCAGGTATCCTTACCCCCCACCCGACGCGGGATAACATGGTCGACTGTCATCGACCCCTCGGTCTTACCGCAGTACATACAACGGTGACCGTCACGCTTGATAATATTCTTACGCGACAGCAGAATCCGTTTACGCGGGGCTTTGACATAAACTCCCAGGCGAACCACCGAGGGCACCCTGAAAGCCGAATTGACCGAGCGCAACTGATGACCGTCCATGGTTTCTATCATTTCAACCTTTCCCAGAAGAATCATCACCACCGCCCGTTTAACGGAACAGACCGAAAGCGGTTCGTAATTCTGGTTAAGAACCAATACATTCCTGCTCAGCATACCGTTACCGCCATCTCTACCTCAAAGAAGGTAATTTATCCAAGCTCGTACAATAGTCAATAAAAACTTCTGATGCCCGTCAACACTGGACTTCCGGCAAATTCGCCGGAAAAGTTATTGTTGACTTATATTATGTATATACGTTTTTATCGGTCTTGGGATGAAACAACTTTTGCCCCAGATGATGTATCTTCGTGGTTATATAAAATTGAGGTGAGAAATGCCGCGGATAAAATCCAATATATCGGTGCGACGGCTAAAAAAAACCGACACGATAAAATCTAACAAGCTGGTAATGGATACAATCAACCAGTTGCGCAAAGAGCACAATCTATATCCCTACCCCTTCCCGGAAAAAAGACGACGCAACAAGTTGATGATCCACCTGATAGATACCGATCCGGCCGGCAGTTACGGCGCATTCGCGGGCAATAAAATGATCGGCTATTCCTCGGCCATGGTCCGCGACGGCCAATGGTACCTGGCGTTTTTGTTCGTCGATCCAAAATACCAGGGGCGCGGTATCGGTAAACGGCTTCTGAAGCGCTCTCTCATCATCACCAAAGACGAGGAAATCCATACCCATTCACTGGCTACTTTCGCATATAACGCACCCGCTGTCGCGCTCTATACAGCATTCGGATTTCATCCGATCGAGAGCCTTCCGATGATGGTCTGGCGTGCCCGTAAAGGCAAACAGGTCAGGCGAATAAGAAACGACTATCATTTTCGAATTATAAATATAGATAATTACGAGCAGATCGAAGTTTTAAACCGCCTCGACAAGAAGAACCGGGGAATATACCGTCCGGAGGAGCATAAATTCTGGATCGACCTGGACACTGCCAAAGGCTATTTGTTCTACGATGGGCGCAAGCTGGCCGGGTATTCGCAGATAATCCGGGATGAGATCATTGCCCCGGTCAATGTCACCCGTCCGGAATATATGGTGCCTGTTTTAAGCGAAATGATCAACCTCCATCGCAAACCCGAAGAGGGAGGGATAGTCTTGTGGGTTCCCGGTCGCCGGGGCGATGTAATGGAATTTTTGATGAAGCATGACTTTAAAGTCGAGGAACTGGAAATCCTGATGAGCGACCGGATGTTTTTCAACCTCGACTGCTACCTTCCCGCCAACCTGGCATTCTTCTAAAATCCAGCATATAATCCGATTTGCCGCTGGAACTTTATCCTCGTCAGGGCATTTCATTAAATGCAGATAATAAATATCACTTTTTCAAAGGGAGCTGACGTGTATCCAGAGAAATCCTACGCATTCGAAGACAATACCACCTTCCGAACTGTTATAGACAGTCCGGATGCTTACACCCGCGAGGATGAGACGGATGACGCTGAATTTTACGCGGTCGATCGTATGGTCGATCATCTCGACAAATACGCCAATACCACGGTCAAGCAGATCATCGGGCAGTTGATCGTGGAAGACAACCCGGTCATTCTCGACCTGATGGCCTCGACCGACTCTCATTTGCCCGAAGATATGCAAACCGGGGAGGTAATCGGGCTGGGTTTAAATGAGAATGAACTCCGGGCCAACCGTCAACTTGACGACTGGCTTTTGGCCGATCTCAATCGCAAACCGCATTTGCCTTTCGAGGACGATTATTACGATGTCGTCATAAACACCGTGTCGATTCAATACTTGGTTCATCCTGAAAAGATCTTCGCCGAAATCGCACGGATTCTAAAGCCGGGCGGTCTTCACCTGGTGATTTTCTCGAACCGCTTTTTCCCCACCAAAGCTGTTAAGGCCTGGACAATATTGACCGAGGACGAACGCCTCGAACTGGTCAAAGATTATTTCAGGAGATCCGGAATGTATTCTGAGCCGGAGGTTTTTATCTCGATGGGCAAACCTCGTCCTGGAGACGACAAATATGCCGACAGCGGAATGCCTTCGGATCCGATCTTTGCAGTCTACGCTGACACGAACAGCGATAAGAAAACCGAGCCTCGTCCGGTACCGGCTGTCAATGAGTCAGATTATCGGATGATCGACATCAAAAATCGTGCAGACGAGATCAGGGAGACACTCGAATGTCCCTTCTGCGGTGAAAGACTGCGCCTCTGGGGTGTGACCGACAATCCCATGAGCACCTGGGATCACGACCTGTATATTTGTATCAACGATGCCTGTAGTTATACCGTCAAGGGCTGGCGGGAAATGTTCAGGCAGGGGGTCTCCGGTTGCTCATACCGTTTCTGCTTCGATCCTGTCAGCGGGACCTCTGTGCCTATTCCGATACCAAGTTTGGCGGTTTTGAAAGAATCGCTAAAAGACTGACTCACTAAATCTATCTCCTGCGAAAAAGGCTTCAGGTGATAACCTGAAGCCTTTTGTAGAAGCAAATCAGCTTTTTGTTGTCAGTTCCGGACCACCCGCCTTGATATACAGCCACCGGAACAGAAGCCCCAGAAGAGACAGCGCAATCATCCCGACCAGGCCATAGATTACAATTTTCGCAACCATTGAACTCTCCCCCATAATCTATCTGGATTAAAAATCCTTGATGAATTTTCCGTCTTTGTAGAACACTTCGCCGTCGCCGATCAACTGACCTCCCTCGCGCAGGTCACAGACCATATCCCAGTGCAGTCCGGATTTGTTCTTGCCACCGGTTTCCGGGTAAGCCTGCCCCAGCGCTATATGCATCGTACCGCCTATTTTTTCATCAAAAAGTATGTTCTTTGTAAAATTCTGCACATTATAATTAGTACCAATAGCGAATTCACCGATCAACCGCGCACCATCATCCATATCGATCATCTTCTCCAGGTAACCGATGTTTTTATCGGCAGAGTAATCGACCACGCGACCTTCCTTGAATTTGAGTTTCACCCCGGCAACTTCATGGCCCTGGTAGCAGGCTGGAAATGAATACAGTATCTCGCCCTCAGCTGAAGTTTCATGCGGAGCGGTAAAGACCTCACCATCGGGGAAGTTGTTCTTTCCGTCACAATTCTCCCATTTACGACCTTCCACTTTTACGGTCAGATCGGTACCTTTGGATTTAACTTTGATCTCTTTTAAAGACTCCAGAAAACTGCAAATTTTGGATTGTTTGGCCGAAACCGCTTTCCAGTGCGCGACCGGATCGTCGTCATTGAGATGACCGGCACCGAAAACGAATTCTTCATATTCAGAGAGCGACATATCTGCATCCTGAGCGGCCGAATGCACCGGGAACATGGTACCGCACCAGCTCAATTCACCTGCCGCGGCCCGTTCCATGAAACGTGTCATCAGGCTCTGCCGGCTGGACTGTGCCAGAGCCTGCCGTGAGGGATCGACATTCGACAAATACTTCGTATTATTGCGGGCAAAGATACCCAATAGAGCATCCATCTTATCGACTTCCAGCTTTTGTATTTCAGGGATATATTTCAACTGCGCATCGGAACCATGCTTATACAAAAGCTCCTCGAGATCTTCGATATCCGGCCAGTAATAAGGATGAGCCCCGGCCTGGAGTGCCTTTTTATAAAACGCCTTTACAAGGGGCAGTGCCTGCGGTGAGCCCTTGATCTTGACATTCTGACCTTCTTTCAGTTCGAGCGAATAATTGACCATCACATCGGCCAGCTTCTCAATTCTCGGATCCATAATATATTCCTTTCTACCGTAGATTCATACCATGAATAGCATATACGAAGAATTCCGCCTCAGGTTTTAATGTTGGTGACTCCCTCACGTTGCAAAAGCTCCAGCTTGAACTTCTCCCCTCCACCGTAGCCACCCAGACGATTTCCACGAGCAACCACGCGATGGCAGGGAATTACGAACGGCAGGGGATTTTTCGAACAGGCTGTTCCGGCCGCCCGGGCCGCACGCGGATTGCCGGCTTTCGCCGCCAGCTCAGCGTAAGTGAGCGTACATCCAAAGGGAATCCGCCTGAGCGCCATCAGCGCTTTACGCGTGAATCCATTGAGCCTGAGATCGACTGGTATATCAATTACATCTTTTTTGCCGGCAATGTAATCTTTTACCTGCGAGATATATTTCTTCATGAATTCTTCATCCTCCTCGTAGACATACCCCGGAAAATGATCCTCCAGCCATGATAAGAGCCCATCAAATTCGGTTCGGCCGGCAGTGATACGGACAGCGCCTTTCGACGACGCGGCCACGAATATCCTGCCGTACCGGGATTCAAATGAACTGTAATATATCTTATTCATTATGTCGCACTCCAGCTGTGATTTTAGACGATAAATGCTATCGAAAGTAACTAATATAATTATTCAGGTCTCGAAATGAAGTTAAATCTTGCATTTTCAGCTGGATGTCCATGATTTATATACCTGTTAAATATAGTTGTAATTTATATGCTTTTTTATTAAATTGAATCAAATCCAGAATCGAACAACCGATAAGAGAAGAAAGATTATGAAAAATTTAACTTATCTCGTTGTCATTATTATAGTTGCCGTCGTGATCTGCGGATGCGGCGCGGACCGCATGGAATCCGGCAATTACCAGATCGAAAAGCTTCAGCAACAGGCTTTCGAAGCTGAGGAAAAAGTCCTCGGAATCAAGCCGGAACTGGCCACTGATGAGTCCGTGCGGGAGTTGATAGCCATGCACGCGAGGGTGGTCGACCGTTTCGGTGAGATCTTTCCCGATGTCGCGAGCAAGGACTCGGTCACGGATTACGAGCTCAATGCCTCCTATCTTGCCGGCCAGAGCCAGCTTCGGATCGGTGAATTGAGCACATTGATTGGCGATTCCGCGGTAGCCATGAATGCCTACGAGGATTTCGAGGAGCTTTTCCCGAAAAACTACGGTCAGATAAAGACCGCTCAACTCAGGCTGGCGGAGTTTTATAACAAACGGGAAAACTACGACAAAGTCGAGCAAATCTATGTCAGCCTGATCGATCAATACGATCCGCCGGCTATGGCTAACCTCAACCCCGATATGGATATCCTCAGGCTACCCTATGACATGATGCGGTTTTTCTCGATCGTTTCTGATTCTGCTAAGTACGAGCATTACCGCGACTACGCCGAAAATTATTACACCCGCCTCAAAGAATCTTACCAGGGTACCAATCTCGGGGTAGTTTCAACTCGTTTTCTGGCAGAAACTTATAAGACCAGCGGCAATCCCCGCAAAGCGATCGACCTTTTGAAAACTGTAGTGGATTCGACCGGACAGATGACCAAACCCGCCCTGATGCTGACAGCGCAGGCATACTTCAATGATCTCGATATGCCGGATTCCGCGCTCTATTTTTATAACAAACTTCTCGAGCGACCTGCTGACAGCACCTATACTCCCAAGGCGATTCTTGAATCCGGTCAGGTCATGTTTCTAAACCGGCGCTTCAGCGAGGCCCGCCAGAGGCTGTACAACCTGCTGGACAACTTTGACTATGCCAGGGAGTTATATCCACAGGCACAGTTGTTTATCGGGATCTCCTACGAGGAAGAAGGCGATTTTCGCTCGGCTGAGGACGCCTATACGGCGGTGATCGAAAACTATCCCACCAATTCCCTGGCGTTCGATACATATCTCAGGCTTCCGGAGTTCTTTGCCAAGCAGGATAAGAACCAAATGGAACGCCAGTGGTATAACAGGGCAGAAGACTTTTACAAGAATACCGGCGAGGACTACGAGGATCACGCTCTGGGGGTGGCGGCCTCGGAATACCTGGCCAGGTTCTATATCCGTTACGAAAAATGG is from Candidatus Zixiibacteriota bacterium and encodes:
- a CDS encoding GNAT family N-acetyltransferase — its product is MPRIKSNISVRRLKKTDTIKSNKLVMDTINQLRKEHNLYPYPFPEKRRRNKLMIHLIDTDPAGSYGAFAGNKMIGYSSAMVRDGQWYLAFLFVDPKYQGRGIGKRLLKRSLIITKDEEIHTHSLATFAYNAPAVALYTAFGFHPIESLPMMVWRARKGKQVRRIRNDYHFRIINIDNYEQIEVLNRLDKKNRGIYRPEEHKFWIDLDTAKGYLFYDGRKLAGYSQIIRDEIIAPVNVTRPEYMVPVLSEMINLHRKPEEGGIVLWVPGRRGDVMEFLMKHDFKVEELEILMSDRMFFNLDCYLPANLAFF
- a CDS encoding HNH endonuclease yields the protein MSRNVLVLNQNYEPLSVCSVKRAVVMILLGKVEMIETMDGHQLRSVNSAFRVPSVVRLGVYVKAPRKRILLSRKNIIKRDGHRCMYCGKTEGSMTVDHVIPRRVGGKDTWENLVCACTKCNNMKGDRTPEQASMKLLKKPTKPNHITFIQRFIGISDKRWRPYLFMEEIS
- a CDS encoding aminopeptidase; this encodes MMDPRIEKLADVMVNYSLELKEGQNVKIKGSPQALPLVKAFYKKALQAGAHPYYWPDIEDLEELLYKHGSDAQLKYIPEIQKLEVDKMDALLGIFARNNTKYLSNVDPSRQALAQSSRQSLMTRFMERAAAGELSWCGTMFPVHSAAQDADMSLSEYEEFVFGAGHLNDDDPVAHWKAVSAKQSKICSFLESLKEIKVKSKGTDLTVKVEGRKWENCDGKNNFPDGEVFTAPHETSAEGEILYSFPACYQGHEVAGVKLKFKEGRVVDYSADKNIGYLEKMIDMDDGARLIGEFAIGTNYNVQNFTKNILFDEKIGGTMHIALGQAYPETGGKNKSGLHWDMVCDLREGGQLIGDGEVFYKDGKFIKDF
- the trpS gene encoding tryptophan--tRNA ligase gives rise to the protein MAKQVVLSGMQPTGSLHLGNYEGALKNWVSLQDQYDMYCCIVDWHSLTSLYDKTDVLKDQVFQMAVDFIAAGLDPQKCAIFVQSHVKEHSELHLLFSMIVPIPWLERVPSYKEKASKMGLDSYGFLGYPLLQAADILLYRANFVPVGKDQLPHIELTREVARRFNGLYGEVFPEPLDKLTKFAAVPGTDGQRMSKSYGNHICLADTPEETAKKISGMFTDPEKIRKNDPGHPERCPVYALHQIYTDSGLDKIAADCRSGDLGCVADKKHLAESINNALAPIRERAAELKASPDTVMDILRDGAERARKRAQKTMEMVREAMGLTL
- a CDS encoding tetratricopeptide repeat protein, with product MKNLTYLVVIIIVAVVICGCGADRMESGNYQIEKLQQQAFEAEEKVLGIKPELATDESVRELIAMHARVVDRFGEIFPDVASKDSVTDYELNASYLAGQSQLRIGELSTLIGDSAVAMNAYEDFEELFPKNYGQIKTAQLRLAEFYNKRENYDKVEQIYVSLIDQYDPPAMANLNPDMDILRLPYDMMRFFSIVSDSAKYEHYRDYAENYYTRLKESYQGTNLGVVSTRFLAETYKTSGNPRKAIDLLKTVVDSTGQMTKPALMLTAQAYFNDLDMPDSALYFYNKLLERPADSTYTPKAILESGQVMFLNRRFSEARQRLYNLLDNFDYARELYPQAQLFIGISYEEEGDFRSAEDAYTAVIENYPTNSLAFDTYLRLPEFFAKQDKNQMERQWYNRAEDFYKNTGEDYEDHALGVAASEYLARFYIRYEKWYDAVDALKEMLRKYPDYRVSNNALFQIASIFDLRLDMPDSAKHYYQKQIDTYPDVPVSRKAKEKLQQL
- a CDS encoding methyltransferase domain-containing protein is translated as MQIINITFSKGADVYPEKSYAFEDNTTFRTVIDSPDAYTREDETDDAEFYAVDRMVDHLDKYANTTVKQIIGQLIVEDNPVILDLMASTDSHLPEDMQTGEVIGLGLNENELRANRQLDDWLLADLNRKPHLPFEDDYYDVVINTVSIQYLVHPEKIFAEIARILKPGGLHLVIFSNRFFPTKAVKAWTILTEDERLELVKDYFRRSGMYSEPEVFISMGKPRPGDDKYADSGMPSDPIFAVYADTNSDKKTEPRPVPAVNESDYRMIDIKNRADEIRETLECPFCGERLRLWGVTDNPMSTWDHDLYICINDACSYTVKGWREMFRQGVSGCSYRFCFDPVSGTSVPIPIPSLAVLKESLKD
- a CDS encoding methylated-DNA--[protein]-cysteine S-methyltransferase, with the translated sequence MNKIYYSSFESRYGRIFVAASSKGAVRITAGRTEFDGLLSWLEDHFPGYVYEEDEEFMKKYISQVKDYIAGKKDVIDIPVDLRLNGFTRKALMALRRIPFGCTLTYAELAAKAGNPRAARAAGTACSKNPLPFVIPCHRVVARGNRLGGYGGGEKFKLELLQREGVTNIKT